One genomic region from Burkholderia latens encodes:
- a CDS encoding cobyric acid synthase — MNAPEPRPRGTLMIQGTTSDAGKSTLVAGLCRLARRAGARVAPFKPQNMALNSAVTADGGEIGRAQALQALAAGVAPHTDFNPVLLKPTSDRGAQVIIHGKARMNLDARAYHDYKPVAFDAVLESYARLRAGYDTVLVEGAGSPAEINLREGDIANMGFAERVDCPVVLVADIDRGGVFAHLVGTLACLSNSERARVRGFVINRFRGDIRLLEPGLDWLRAQTGKPVFGVLPYLHGLLLDAEDMLPSQARSAAVRGDAGVLRVVVPALPRISNHTDFDPLRAHPQVEFTYWKSGPVPDADLLILPGSKSVQRDLAWLRDAGWDTVIRRHLRYGGKVIGICGGMQMLGRTLDDPLGLEGAPGSVPGLGLLEFDTTLQPHKTLKNVSGRLALPGAAAVQGYEIHMGDTRGPALAAPALELAADDVQGGTRSDGAISADGQILATYVHGLFDAADACAALLAWAGLDGAARIDYPALREASLERLADSFAEHLDLRALYAEFR, encoded by the coding sequence ATGAACGCACCCGAACCGCGGCCGCGCGGCACGTTGATGATCCAGGGCACGACGTCCGATGCGGGCAAGAGCACGCTCGTCGCGGGCTTGTGCCGCCTCGCGCGCCGCGCCGGTGCGCGCGTCGCGCCGTTCAAGCCGCAGAACATGGCGCTCAACAGCGCGGTGACGGCCGACGGCGGCGAGATCGGCCGCGCGCAGGCGCTGCAGGCATTGGCCGCGGGTGTCGCGCCGCATACCGACTTCAACCCGGTGCTGCTGAAGCCGACCAGCGACCGCGGTGCGCAAGTGATCATCCACGGCAAGGCGCGCATGAACCTCGACGCGCGCGCGTATCACGATTACAAGCCCGTCGCGTTCGACGCGGTGCTCGAGTCGTACGCGCGGCTGCGCGCCGGCTACGACACGGTGCTCGTCGAAGGCGCGGGCAGCCCGGCCGAGATCAATCTGCGCGAAGGAGACATCGCGAACATGGGCTTCGCCGAACGCGTCGACTGCCCGGTCGTGCTGGTGGCGGACATCGATCGCGGCGGAGTGTTCGCGCATCTGGTCGGCACGCTCGCGTGCCTGTCGAACAGCGAGCGTGCGCGCGTGCGCGGCTTCGTGATCAACCGCTTTCGCGGCGACATCAGGCTGCTGGAACCGGGGCTCGACTGGCTGCGGGCGCAGACCGGCAAGCCCGTGTTCGGCGTGCTGCCGTACCTGCACGGGCTGCTGCTCGACGCCGAGGACATGCTGCCGTCGCAGGCGCGCAGCGCGGCCGTGCGCGGCGACGCCGGCGTGCTGCGCGTCGTGGTGCCCGCGCTGCCGCGCATCAGCAACCACACCGATTTCGATCCGCTGCGCGCGCATCCGCAGGTGGAGTTCACTTACTGGAAGAGCGGCCCGGTGCCGGACGCCGACCTGCTGATCCTGCCCGGCTCCAAGAGCGTGCAGCGCGATCTCGCGTGGCTGCGAGACGCGGGCTGGGACACGGTGATCCGCCGCCACCTGCGCTACGGAGGCAAGGTGATCGGCATTTGTGGCGGGATGCAGATGCTCGGCCGCACCCTCGATGATCCGCTCGGCCTCGAAGGCGCGCCCGGCAGCGTGCCGGGGCTCGGGCTGCTCGAATTCGACACGACGCTGCAACCGCACAAGACGCTGAAGAACGTGAGCGGGCGGCTCGCGTTGCCCGGTGCGGCCGCCGTGCAAGGCTACGAGATTCACATGGGCGACACGCGCGGGCCGGCGCTTGCGGCACCCGCGCTCGAACTGGCCGCCGACGATGTGCAGGGCGGCACGCGCTCCGACGGCGCGATTTCCGCCGACGGGCAGATCCTTGCGACCTACGTGCACGGTCTGTTCGACGCGGCCGACGCGTGCGCGGCGCTGCTTGCATGGGCGGGGCTCGACGGCGCGGCGCGCATCGACTACCCGGCGCTGCGCGAGGCGTCGCTGGAGCGGCTGGCCGATTCGTTCGCCGAACACCTCGACCTGCGCGCGCTGTACGCCGAATTTCGTTGA